One segment of Rosa chinensis cultivar Old Blush chromosome 6, RchiOBHm-V2, whole genome shotgun sequence DNA contains the following:
- the LOC112170789 gene encoding uncharacterized protein LOC112170789, producing the protein MVWNGTSQSTHDIFLSATAWLVEFGHAQQVSKPVGNKSRQRWQLDPDGKWKLNVDGSYLPNQVTGGLGGVLRDDIGRFRAAFATPVNNVNTAKHTELMAIKDGLQLLQFMQVDNVVLETGCLEATYDISNATHNVTVLGGLIDDIKTILLSFCSVTISHTPRTCNGVAHRLACIAFEARENCFCYTRPPNCIADMLQYDCNHSG; encoded by the coding sequence ATGGTCTGGAATGGCACCTCTCAATCGACACATGATATCTTTTTAAGTGCAACAGCTTGGCTCGTTGAGTTCGGACACGCACAACAAGTGTCTAAACCTGTAGGGAACAAATCCAGACAGAGATGGCAACTAGATCCAGATGGAAAATGGAAGTTAAATGTGGATGGTAGTTATCTTCCCAACCAAGTAACTGGTGGCCTTGGAGGTGTTCTCCGAGATGACATAGGAAGATTTAGAGCTGCATTTGCAACTCCAGTGAACAATGTTAACACTGCCAAACACACTGAGCTGATGGCCATTAAAGATGGGCTCCAACTGCTTCAGTTTATGCAAGTTGATAATGTGGTGCTCGAGACGGGTTGCTTGGAGGCTACCTATGATATTTCCAATGCTACTCATAATGTGACTGTGCTAGGTGGCTTAATTGATGATATCAAAACTATTTTGCTGTCATTTTGCAGTGTAACAATTAGTCATACTCCAAGAACCTGTAATGGAGTGGCACATAGGCTTGCTTGTATTGCATTTGAGGCTAGGGAAAATTGTTTCTGCTATACCAGACCTCCAAACTGCATTGCAGATATGCTGCAGTATGATTGTAACCATTCTGGCTAG